The DNA region TCGCGGGCGTCGCCGAAGCGCGGGTCGTCGGCAAAGACGGCGAGGAAATAGGCGTCCTCGCTCGCCTTCTCGAAGCGCTCGACCTCGAACAGGGGCGAATTGAGGCGCGGCAGTCCGGAGGCGCGGAAGAATCCGATCAGCGCGCCGAGCGCGCCGAACAGCACGCCGAGTTCGAAGGCCGGGATCATGAATGCCGGCCAGGAGAAGAGGGGGCGCCCTCCGACATTGATCGGGTACTGAAAGACGCTCTGTCCGACGGTGATCGCGAAGCCGAGCGCCAGGCCGAACAGGGCGCCGAACAGCGCGGCCCGGTCGAGCGGGCGCCGCTCGATGTCGAGCAGGGCGCCGAGCCCGTCGACCGGGATCGGGCTGTAGGCCTCGATTCGCGTGAAGCCGGCCTCCTGCAAGCGCATAACCCCTCGCGCAGCGCTTCCGGGCTTTTCATCTCGGCGAGGAGAGCGTGGGGCCGCTCGCTCATGAGCCCTCCTCATTCAGATCGTGGACGACCTCGCGGATCTCGAAGATGGAGATGACGGGAAGGAAGCGGGCGAACAGCAGGAAGAGGACGCCGAACAGGCCGATCGAGCCGGCGAACAGCGCCCATTCCCAGACGCTCGGCCAGTAGGGTCCCCAGCTCGACGAGAGGAAGTCGCGCGAGAGGGCGGACACAACCAGGAAATAGCGTTCGAGCCACATGCCCGCGGCGACCGCGAGCCCGACGAGAAAGAGCACGAGCGGGCTGCGCCGGAAGCGCCTGAGCCAGAAGAGCTGGATCGACGCGAAATTCAGGATCACCGCGCCCCAGTAGGCCGGTGCCCAGGGTCCGAAGAGGCGGTCCACCGCGGTCTGGCGTTCGAACCCGTCGGCCGAATACCAGGCGCCGAACAGCTCCATCGCGTAGCCGTAGGCGGTCATCATTCCGGAGGCGAGCAGCATGATGCCCACCATCGCCATGTGGCGCTCGGTGATCAGATCCGTCAGCTCGAACGTCCAGCGCAGCGCGCTCGCCAGGATCGCCACCACGGCAAAGCCGAAGAACACCGCGCCGAGCACGAAATAGGGCGGGAAGATCGTCGTGTGCCATCCCGGTATCGGGCCCGCCGCCATCAGCATTGCGACGCCGGAATGGACCGAGACCACCAGGGGCAGGGCGAAGCCCGCGATCAGCAGATAGCCGCGCCGCCAGCGCGCCCAGGCCGTCGCCGAGCCTTTCCAGCCCATCGCGGCCAGTCCGTAGAAGATCCGGGCGAAGCGCGATCGCGCCCGGTCGCGGACCGCGGCGAGATCGGGGATCAAGCCCTGGTACCAGAACATTGCCGAGACGGTGAAATAGACCGAGATCGCGAACACGTCCCATTCCAGCGGGCTGCGGTATTGCGGGCCGAGCGCGAGCTGGTTGGGGTGGGGGATCATCCAGAAGAAGAAGTGCGGCCGGCCCAGATGCAGGATCGGGTAGAGCGCCGCGCAGATCACCGCAAAGACCGTCATGGCTTCCGCGAAGCGGTTCAAGGAGGTGCGCCACACCGCCCCGGTCATCAACAGGAGGGTCGAGATCAGCGTGCCGGCGTGGCCGATGCCGATCCACCACACCACGTTGGTGATCGCCAGGCCCCAGCCCACAGGGATGTTGATGCCCCACACTCCCGTGCCCTCGGCGAAGAGCACGACGACGGAAAGGATGTAGAGCGCGAGCAGCGCGCTCGCGACCGCGAATGCGGTCCACCAGCGCCTGCGGGCGGGAAAGTCGAGCGGGATGGTGCCGATCTCGCGGGTGACGCCGGACAGTGTCCTGTCCGCCTCGATCGGCCGGCCGGGCGCGGTGGAGGCGTCGCTCATGAGCGAGGCTCCCCCGGCTTGACCCGGGCGAGATAGGAGGTGCGCGGACGCACGCCGAGCTCGGCGAGGAGATCGTAATTGCGTCCCTCCGCCTTGGCCCGGGCGACGGCGCTCCGCGGCTTGTTCTTGTCGCCGAAGATGATCGCGCCGGTCGGGCAGGCGGCCTGGCAGGCGGTGACGACCTCGCCCTCACCGATCGCGCGGTCGTCCATCCGCGCGGCGATGTCGGCGGCCTGGATGCGCTGGACGCAATAGGTGCATTTCTCCATCACGCCGCGCGAACGCACGGTGACTTCGGGATTGCGCCTTGCGGGGGGATCGTCCGGCTCCCGGCTTGTCCATTCGTGGAAGTTGAAGCGGCGTACCTTGTACGGACAATAGGCCTGGCAGGTACGCGTGCCGATGCAGCGGTTGTAGACCTGCAGGTTCAGGCCGTCGTCGGAATGAACGGTGGCATTGACCGGACAGCCCATCTCGCACGGGGCCTGCTCGCAATGCATGCAGGGCACGGGCTGGAAGTGGATCTGCGGATTCTCGTCGGGGCCTTCGTAATAGCGGTCGATGCGGATCCAGTGCATCTCCCGGCCTCTTGCGACCTGCTCCTCGCCGACGGTGAGCACGTTGTTTTCGCCCTGGCACGCCGTCATGCAGGCATTGCAGCCGATGCACAGATCCAGGTCGATCGCCATGGCCCACGCCTGGTCCCCGCTCTCCCAGTCCGGATGGAGCGAGGGCCCGTCGTCGATGGCGTCGTGCAGGGCTTCGCCGGGTGCCACGGTGCGCACGAAATGGTGGCCGTCCATCTCGTGATGATGCTGGGTGGAGACCAGGTCCGCGCGCTCTCCCGTGCCGGTCACGCGGTCGGCAGTGAGCCGCCACGGACTGGCGCTCGAACGCAGGCGGTAGGCGTCATAGCCCCGCGAGCCGTCATGGCCGCCACCGAGCCGGCGCCCGTAGCCGAGTGTCAAAAGCACGGTCCCCGGCGCCTGGCCGGGCTGGACGAAGGCGGGGGCCTCGATCCGGCGTCCCTGTGCCTCGATGGCGATCAGGTCGCCGGTCTCGACCTGGAGTTCCTGCGCCGTTGCCGGTGCGATCGAGGCGGCATTCCTCCAGACCAGCAGCGAGACGGGCTTCGGGGTTTCCTGCAGCCAGATATTGCGCGTGAAGCACCCGTCCCAGGCGGCCGGGTCGGGCCGGAAGAGGATCTCGAGGCCGTCGCGGGATGTCCCTGCCTCGCGCGCGGCTTCGGGGGACGGCCTGCGGGCCGTCGCGACGGCCTGGGCCGGCACGAGCCCGTCGTGAACCACCCGGCGCCAGGCGCGTTCGAACGCGCCCTCGAGCCGGTCCCGCCAGGTCGCGCGCACGATATCGCGAGCCCCCGGCGGGGCGGGTTCGGAGAACAGGGCCAGAAGCTCGTGGACGGCCCACAGATCGGTCCGGGCGCGGGCCAGGGGCTGGCAGATCACCGGCGTACCGTCGGCGGCCTGCCCGTCGCTCCAGGTCTCGAACGGGTGGGCGAGGGGCACGAACCACTCGGCGAACAGGCTCGTCTCCTCGCGGTGCCGGCTCGCATTCACCACGGTGCCCGCGCGCCCCAGCAGCCCGGCCATGTCGATATCGCCGGGTACGGAGTAAACCGGGTTGGTGTCCACGCAGACCAGCGTGTCGATCTCCCCGGCCTCGAGATCCCGGACCAGCGTCTCCAACGGCTCCGGGGCGCCCCAGTCCAGCGGAGCGTGGCGCGGGGGCGCGCCGAGTCCTTCGATCCTTGCGCGAACCGAAGCCGGCAGCTGGGATCCGGCGATCAGCTGCACCTCGCCGCGATCCAGCAGGGCGCGCGCCTCCTCCACGAAGCCGCGCTCGGCTTCGCTCAGTTCGGGTGTGCCGCCCGCGATGGCCTGGGCGAGCGCGCCCATCCGGTCCTCGCGCACCGGCAGGCGGGTGTCTGCGCGCGAGCCGGTCAGCGTCGGTACCGCCTCGGCGACGAGCAGGCGCGTCGCCGAGCCGTCCTGGCGCGCCGTGCGCCGGGCGGCCGCCCACGTGCGCGCCTCGGCGACCTGGAAGGGGCCGGGCCCGAGCGGATCGGCGCCGAGGCTGATCACGGACGGGGCGCCGGACAGCGCCGGGCCGGCCCGCGCCGCGTCCGCCAGGCCCGGTTCGTGGGCGTAATGGCGCACGTCCGGGTATCGCGCCTTCAGCGCGGCGATCTGGCGGTGCAGGGTCGGTGAGGTGCTGGCGGGCGTGAGGAAAGCAAGGCACGCCCCATTTTCCATGCGCGCCCTCGCATTCCACGCGAAGGCCGCGAAGCTCTGCGGCGAGACGATCCGGCCCTCCCGGCGGATCGCGGTCTCGCGTTCGGGATCGTAGAGGGAGAGGATGGCGGCCTGGGCGAAGGCGTCGATCGCCCCGCCGCTGGCAGGGTGCTGCGGATTGCCGGCGAGTGTGATCGGCCGTCCTTCCCGCACCGTGGCGAGCACGGGCTGGACGATGCCCGAGACCATGATCCCGCTCGCGTAATGGCGGGCCTCGCCGGGCGTCACGCCATCGGGTTCGGCGATATAGGGCACGGCAGTCTCGGGCGGCTCCCCGCATCCCGCCGCTGCGGCCATTGCGGCAAGGCTCGAGAACCTGAGCACGTCGCGCCGGCTCGCGCCCGCCTTCACGTCGGGTCCGTCCTTCGCATCGGGGCGATCCGGGCCCCGGCGCTGGATGGTTCTGATCCTACCGGTGGCAGGCATTGCAGTTGTCCAG from Marinicauda algicola includes:
- a CDS encoding 4Fe-4S dicluster domain-containing protein, coding for MPATGRIRTIQRRGPDRPDAKDGPDVKAGASRRDVLRFSSLAAMAAAAGCGEPPETAVPYIAEPDGVTPGEARHYASGIMVSGIVQPVLATVREGRPITLAGNPQHPASGGAIDAFAQAAILSLYDPERETAIRREGRIVSPQSFAAFAWNARARMENGACLAFLTPASTSPTLHRQIAALKARYPDVRHYAHEPGLADAARAGPALSGAPSVISLGADPLGPGPFQVAEARTWAAARRTARQDGSATRLLVAEAVPTLTGSRADTRLPVREDRMGALAQAIAGGTPELSEAERGFVEEARALLDRGEVQLIAGSQLPASVRARIEGLGAPPRHAPLDWGAPEPLETLVRDLEAGEIDTLVCVDTNPVYSVPGDIDMAGLLGRAGTVVNASRHREETSLFAEWFVPLAHPFETWSDGQAADGTPVICQPLARARTDLWAVHELLALFSEPAPPGARDIVRATWRDRLEGAFERAWRRVVHDGLVPAQAVATARRPSPEAAREAGTSRDGLEILFRPDPAAWDGCFTRNIWLQETPKPVSLLVWRNAASIAPATAQELQVETGDLIAIEAQGRRIEAPAFVQPGQAPGTVLLTLGYGRRLGGGHDGSRGYDAYRLRSSASPWRLTADRVTGTGERADLVSTQHHHEMDGHHFVRTVAPGEALHDAIDDGPSLHPDWESGDQAWAMAIDLDLCIGCNACMTACQGENNVLTVGEEQVARGREMHWIRIDRYYEGPDENPQIHFQPVPCMHCEQAPCEMGCPVNATVHSDDGLNLQVYNRCIGTRTCQAYCPYKVRRFNFHEWTSREPDDPPARRNPEVTVRSRGVMEKCTYCVQRIQAADIAARMDDRAIGEGEVVTACQAACPTGAIIFGDKNKPRSAVARAKAEGRNYDLLAELGVRPRTSYLARVKPGEPRS
- a CDS encoding DUF3341 domain-containing protein, which encodes MRLQEAGFTRIEAYSPIPVDGLGALLDIERRPLDRAALFGALFGLALGFAITVGQSVFQYPINVGGRPLFSWPAFMIPAFELGVLFGALGALIGFFRASGLPRLNSPLFEVERFEKASEDAYFLAVFADDPRFGDAREALEDLDPAAIREAQS